Proteins found in one Misgurnus anguillicaudatus chromosome 3, ASM2758022v2, whole genome shotgun sequence genomic segment:
- the LOC129444649 gene encoding uncharacterized protein isoform X2, translating into MPKSNDQLKSGFSLPGAVMEDEWMPPAVRQNTILSASARGLVTSSGLGGAQRRLNISRPAAGHMRFTLPGAVEDDECSPTAVRQNTILSASACGLVTGRSVGDAQRRLNISTPAASHVRCALPGAVDDEECSRAAVRQNTILSTSACGLVTRSSARDVRQRSNISTPAASQESITPPRAAEKEERRKKKADKKPKQQKEKSVRAFFRRTFQAIQDAFCMCQNEDDLESSDPYNPQPGPSDLPSSTRADHTDLQKSPSGLKHTGFQEPAYCLAGSFTLEKTEIQEETDPNQGPFDPAELRAQPDQTFCKSGPFGLHGARKQNSPFGLEQASHEEPDYCLSGSYTLKKTKLQEETDPNQGPFDPAELRAQPDQTFCKSGPFGLHGARKQNSPFGLEQAGHEEPVYCQAGSFTLEKTEIQEETDLEHGPFDPELQAQPDQTFCKPGPSGLQSAHAQNSPLGLEPAGCHKPGCCPPGSSKLKQKAQDQDPADSQPGPSGLQSSGPEDSQPARAFDMLYTVKQHIGQGGFGTVYEATRKSDGRKVAIKFIKKSGLDIFVEIPGHAKPLYSEVVINLMLLKPKKSPFIVEMLDWFEEEHQHIIVFEFPHPCMDLLEFVQSSGGCLTEVMARHLMRQAVLALMHCVDSGVYHGDLKLDNILVNTDSMDVKLIDFGVSEPVISFGSSYRSGRRFVTAEMVAELGFLLNQMLHGPRLLGGKTTASNAVISKECQDLMDRCLDRDRNRRPTFVELLQHEWFKKL; encoded by the exons ATGCCTAAATCAAATGATCAGCTCAAGAGCGGCTTTTCCCTTCCGGGAGCCGTAATGGAAGATGAGTGGATGCCACCAG CTGTTAGACAGAATACAATTCTGTCTGCATCAGCTCGTGGGCTTGTGACCAGCAGCGGTCTAGGTGGTGCTCAACGGAGGTTGAACATCTCTAGACCTGCAGCTGGTCACATGAGGTTCACTCTTCCAGGAGCTGTGGAGGATGATGAGTGTAGCCCGACAG CTGTTAGACAGAATACCATCCTGTCTGCGTCAGCTTGTGGGCTTGTGACTGGCAGAAGTGTAGGTGATGCTCAACGGAGGTTGAACATCTCTACACCTGCAGCCAGTCACGTGAGATGTGCCCTTCCTGGGGCTGTAGATGATGAGGAGTGCAGCCGAGCAG CCGTTAGACAGAATACCATTCTGTCTACGTCAGCTTGTGGGCTCGTGACGCGCAGCAGTGCACGAGATGTTCGGCAGAGGTCAAACATCTCTACACCTGCAGCTAGTCAAGAGAGCATCACCCCTCCAAGggctgcagaaaaggaggagagGAGAAAGAAAAAAGCAG ataaaaaaccaaaacaacaaaAGGAAAAGAGCGTCCGTGCTTTTTTTCGTAGAACATTCCAGGCTATACAGGATGCTTTCTGTATGTGCCAAAATGAGGATGACCTGGAGTCATCTGATCCATATAATCCTCAGCCAGGTCCATCCGACCTGCCGTCTAGTACCCGTGCAGATCACACTGATCTGCAGAAAAGTCCATCTGGACTCAAGCATACGGGTTTTCAAGAACCAGCCTATTGCCTGGCTGGTTCATTTACCTTGGAAAAAACAGAAATCCAAGAAGAGACTGATCCTAACCAAGGTCCATTCGACCCGGCGGAGCTTCGTGCTCAACCTGATCAGACTTTTTGTAAGTCGGGCCCTTTCGGCCTGCACGGAGCCCGTAAGCAAAATAGTCCCTTCGGACTTGAGCAAGCGAGCCATGAAGAACCAGACTATTGCCTGTCTGGTTCATATACCTTGAAGAAAACCAAACTTCAAGAAGAGACTGATCCTAACCAAGGTCCATTCGACCCGGCGGAGCTTCGTGCTCAACCTGATCAGACTTTTTGTAAGTCAGGCCCTTTCGGCCTGCACGGAGCCCGTAAGCAAAATAGTCCCTTCGGACTTGAGCAAGCCGGCCATGAAGAACCAGTCTATTGCCAGGCTGGTTCATTTACCTTGGAGAAAACAGAAATCCAAGAAGAGACTGATCTTGAACACGGTCCATTCGACCCGGAGCTGCAGGCTCAACCAGATCAGACTTTTTGTAAGCCAGGCCCTTCCGGTCTGCAAAGTGCCCATGCGCAGAATAGTCCCCTTGGACTCGAGCCAGCGGGCTGTCATAAACCAGGCTGTTGCCCACCTGGTTCATCTAAATTGAAGCAAAAAGCTCAAGATCAAGATCCAGCTGACTCTCAGCCAGGTCCATCTGGCCTGCAGTCAAGTGGCCCAGAAGATTCCCAACCTGCTA GGGCATTTGACATGCTTTATACAGTAAAACAGCATATAGGACAAGGTGGCTTTGGTACAGTTTATGAGGCGACTCGAAAATCCGATGGCAGAAAG GTCGCCATAAAATTTATTAAGAAGTCAGGGCTTGACATTTTCGTTGAAATA CCTGGACATGCCAAGCCTCTTTACTCAGAAGTAGTTATTAATCTGATGCTGCTTAAACCAAAGAAAAGCCCCTTCATTGTGGAAATGTTGGACTGGTTTGAAGAGGAACATCAACACATCATCGTTTTTGAGTTTCCTCATCCCTGCATGGATCTCCTTGAGTTTGTCCAGAGTAGTGGAGGTTGTCTGACAGAAGTCATGGCACGTCATTTAATGCGTCAAGCAGTGCTTGCATTAATGCACTGTGTTGACAGTGGCGTCTATCACGGAGATTTAAAGCTTGACAACATCCTTGTCAACACAGACTCGATggatgtgaaattaatagactTTGGAGTCAGCGAACCTGTGATAAGTTTTGGGTCAAGTTATCGCAGTG GGCGACGCTTTGTTACTGCAGAGATGGTCGCTGAGTTGGGTTTTTTATTGAACCAAATGTTGCATGGACCACGTCTGCTTGGAGGCAAAACCACTGCTAGCAATGCTGTGATATCCAAAG AGTGCCAAGACTTAATGGATCGCTGCCTGGATCGTGATCGAAACAGAAGGCCAACATTCGTAGAACTCTTACAACATGAATGGTTTAAAAAGTTATGA
- the LOC129444649 gene encoding uncharacterized protein isoform X1, which yields MPKSNDQLKSGFSLPGAVMEDEWMPPAVRQNTILSASARGLVTSSGLGGAQRRLNISRPAAGHMRFTLPGAVEDDECSPTAVRQNTILSASACGLVTGRSVGDAQRRLNISTPAASHVRCALPGAVDDEECSRAAVRQNTILSTSACGLVTRSSARDVRQRSNISTPAASQESITPPRAAEKEERRKKKADKKPKQQKEKSVRAFFRRTFQAIQDAFCMCQNEDDLESSDPYNPQPGPSDLPSSTRADHTDLQKSPSGLKHTGFQEPAYCLAGSFTLEKTEIQEETDPNQGPFDPAELRAQPDQTFCKSGPFGLHGARKQNSPFGLEQASHEEPDYCLSGSYTLKKTKLQEETDPNQGPFDPAELRAQPDQTFCKSGPFGLHGARKQNSPFGLEQAGHEEPVYCQAGSFTLEKTEIQEETDLEHGPFDPELQAQPDQTFCKPGPSGLQSAHAQNSPLGLEPAGCHKPGCCPPGSSKLKQKAQDQDPADSQPGPSGLQSSGPEDSQPARAFDMLYTVKQHIGQGGFGTVYEATRKSDGRKVAIKFIKKSGLDIFVEIPGHAKPLYSEVVINLMLLKPKKSPFIVEMLDWFEEEHQHIIVFEFPHPCMDLLEFVQSSGGCLTEVMARHLMRQAVLALMHCVDSGVYHGDLKLDNILVNTDSMDVKLIDFGVSEPVISFGSSYRSGRRFVTAEMVAELGFLLNQMLHGPRLLGGKTTASNAVISKVEVNRLFSSYGVEASRRCLSRCNRSARPRWSYTRVLCCLSSLTLLHQQSLKGRNWKLPDSERKKELQKINI from the exons ATGCCTAAATCAAATGATCAGCTCAAGAGCGGCTTTTCCCTTCCGGGAGCCGTAATGGAAGATGAGTGGATGCCACCAG CTGTTAGACAGAATACAATTCTGTCTGCATCAGCTCGTGGGCTTGTGACCAGCAGCGGTCTAGGTGGTGCTCAACGGAGGTTGAACATCTCTAGACCTGCAGCTGGTCACATGAGGTTCACTCTTCCAGGAGCTGTGGAGGATGATGAGTGTAGCCCGACAG CTGTTAGACAGAATACCATCCTGTCTGCGTCAGCTTGTGGGCTTGTGACTGGCAGAAGTGTAGGTGATGCTCAACGGAGGTTGAACATCTCTACACCTGCAGCCAGTCACGTGAGATGTGCCCTTCCTGGGGCTGTAGATGATGAGGAGTGCAGCCGAGCAG CCGTTAGACAGAATACCATTCTGTCTACGTCAGCTTGTGGGCTCGTGACGCGCAGCAGTGCACGAGATGTTCGGCAGAGGTCAAACATCTCTACACCTGCAGCTAGTCAAGAGAGCATCACCCCTCCAAGggctgcagaaaaggaggagagGAGAAAGAAAAAAGCAG ataaaaaaccaaaacaacaaaAGGAAAAGAGCGTCCGTGCTTTTTTTCGTAGAACATTCCAGGCTATACAGGATGCTTTCTGTATGTGCCAAAATGAGGATGACCTGGAGTCATCTGATCCATATAATCCTCAGCCAGGTCCATCCGACCTGCCGTCTAGTACCCGTGCAGATCACACTGATCTGCAGAAAAGTCCATCTGGACTCAAGCATACGGGTTTTCAAGAACCAGCCTATTGCCTGGCTGGTTCATTTACCTTGGAAAAAACAGAAATCCAAGAAGAGACTGATCCTAACCAAGGTCCATTCGACCCGGCGGAGCTTCGTGCTCAACCTGATCAGACTTTTTGTAAGTCGGGCCCTTTCGGCCTGCACGGAGCCCGTAAGCAAAATAGTCCCTTCGGACTTGAGCAAGCGAGCCATGAAGAACCAGACTATTGCCTGTCTGGTTCATATACCTTGAAGAAAACCAAACTTCAAGAAGAGACTGATCCTAACCAAGGTCCATTCGACCCGGCGGAGCTTCGTGCTCAACCTGATCAGACTTTTTGTAAGTCAGGCCCTTTCGGCCTGCACGGAGCCCGTAAGCAAAATAGTCCCTTCGGACTTGAGCAAGCCGGCCATGAAGAACCAGTCTATTGCCAGGCTGGTTCATTTACCTTGGAGAAAACAGAAATCCAAGAAGAGACTGATCTTGAACACGGTCCATTCGACCCGGAGCTGCAGGCTCAACCAGATCAGACTTTTTGTAAGCCAGGCCCTTCCGGTCTGCAAAGTGCCCATGCGCAGAATAGTCCCCTTGGACTCGAGCCAGCGGGCTGTCATAAACCAGGCTGTTGCCCACCTGGTTCATCTAAATTGAAGCAAAAAGCTCAAGATCAAGATCCAGCTGACTCTCAGCCAGGTCCATCTGGCCTGCAGTCAAGTGGCCCAGAAGATTCCCAACCTGCTA GGGCATTTGACATGCTTTATACAGTAAAACAGCATATAGGACAAGGTGGCTTTGGTACAGTTTATGAGGCGACTCGAAAATCCGATGGCAGAAAG GTCGCCATAAAATTTATTAAGAAGTCAGGGCTTGACATTTTCGTTGAAATA CCTGGACATGCCAAGCCTCTTTACTCAGAAGTAGTTATTAATCTGATGCTGCTTAAACCAAAGAAAAGCCCCTTCATTGTGGAAATGTTGGACTGGTTTGAAGAGGAACATCAACACATCATCGTTTTTGAGTTTCCTCATCCCTGCATGGATCTCCTTGAGTTTGTCCAGAGTAGTGGAGGTTGTCTGACAGAAGTCATGGCACGTCATTTAATGCGTCAAGCAGTGCTTGCATTAATGCACTGTGTTGACAGTGGCGTCTATCACGGAGATTTAAAGCTTGACAACATCCTTGTCAACACAGACTCGATggatgtgaaattaatagactTTGGAGTCAGCGAACCTGTGATAAGTTTTGGGTCAAGTTATCGCAGTG GGCGACGCTTTGTTACTGCAGAGATGGTCGCTGAGTTGGGTTTTTTATTGAACCAAATGTTGCATGGACCACGTCTGCTTGGAGGCAAAACCACTGCTAGCAATGCTGTGATATCCAAAG TTGAAGTAAACAGACTGTTTTCAAGCTATGGAGTAGAAGCCAGCAGGAGATGTTTAAGTCGTTGTAATCGTTCTGCAAGACCTCGCTGGAGCTACACGAGAGTGCTCTGCTGCTTAAGTAGCCTGACACTTTTGCACCAACAAAGTTTGAAAGGGAGGAACTGGAAGCTGCCAGACTCTGAAAGGAAAAAG GAACTTCAGAAGATAAATATTTAA